A genome region from Geminicoccus roseus DSM 18922 includes the following:
- a CDS encoding amino acid ABC transporter ATP-binding protein translates to MSTEAMIQLDQVNKWYGQFHVLRDVNLTVEKGQKVVVCGPSGSGKSTMIRCINRLEEHQQGRIVVDGIELTSDVKNVDAIRREVGMVFQHFNLFPHLTILENLTLAPIWVRKTPKAEAEKTARYYLERVRIPEQADKYPGQLSGGQQQRVAIARALCMKPQIMLFDEPTSALDPEMVKEVLDTMVTLADEGMTMICVTHEMGFAKAVADFVVFMDKGEVVEQAAPDEFFNHPKNDRTKLFLSQILAH, encoded by the coding sequence ATGAGCACCGAGGCGATGATCCAGCTGGATCAGGTCAACAAGTGGTACGGCCAGTTCCACGTTCTCCGCGATGTCAATCTGACGGTGGAGAAGGGGCAGAAGGTCGTGGTGTGCGGCCCGTCCGGCTCGGGCAAGTCGACCATGATCCGGTGCATCAACCGGCTGGAGGAACATCAGCAGGGCCGGATCGTGGTGGACGGGATCGAGCTGACCTCGGACGTGAAGAACGTCGACGCGATCCGGCGCGAGGTCGGCATGGTGTTCCAGCACTTCAACCTGTTTCCGCACCTGACCATCCTGGAGAACCTGACCCTGGCGCCGATCTGGGTGCGCAAGACGCCGAAGGCCGAGGCCGAGAAGACCGCGCGCTACTACCTGGAACGGGTGCGGATCCCCGAGCAGGCCGACAAGTATCCGGGGCAGCTCTCCGGCGGCCAGCAGCAGCGCGTGGCGATCGCGCGGGCCTTGTGCATGAAGCCGCAGATCATGCTGTTCGACGAGCCGACCTCGGCGCTCGACCCGGAGATGGTCAAGGAGGTGCTCGACACCATGGTCACGCTGGCGGACGAAGGCATGACCATGATCTGCGTCACCCACGAGATGGGATTCGCCAAGGCGGTCGCGGACTTCGTGGTGTTCATGGACAAGGGCGAGGTCGTCGAGCAGGCAGCGCCCGACGAGTTCTTCAACCACCCGAAGAACGACCGGACCAAGCTGTTCCTCAGCCAGATCCTGGCGCACTGA